DNA sequence from the Euwallacea fornicatus isolate EFF26 chromosome 2, ASM4011564v1, whole genome shotgun sequence genome:
CGTCACACATATTAGTCTTGTTGGTTATGGtggtatttttcattttttttatattattattttagagCGATACGGTGAAGCATCTATTCGCTAGAGCACTATGTCTGATCTTACTCCCTTTATGTCTCTACACCATTTTCTTTTACATTCATTTAAAGGTGCTTAATAGAAGGTGCGTTCATTCCCTCTGCCTCTCACAATAAAGtatattttgtcatttttgttttatcgTATAGTGGAAACGGTGACGGATTCTACAGCTCAGCATTTCAGTCACAATTAATAGGCAACAGCCTTTACAACGCCAGCATGCCCCATCAAGTTGCATATGGCGCTATAGTAACTTTAAAAAACCACCGGACTGGTGGCGGGTACTTGCATTCACACTTCCACTTATATCCTGAAGGTATAGGAGCAAGACAGCAACAGGTTATTACCATATCTACCATCCAAAAAGTCAGGATTGCCCTCAGTTACTAATTAACCACAGATCACAACGTATACCCACAAGGACGACAACAACAAGtggttgtttaaaaaatacaacagCGACGACGTAGAGGGAGTGGAGGTGTTACGTAGCGGTGATTTGATTCGATTAGAACATGTAGCAACACGCAGAAACTTGCATTCGCACAAAGAACAAGCTCCTGTGACGAAGAAGCACTATCAGGTGACCGGCTACGGTGAGAATGGCACTGGAGACGCCAATGACGTTTGGCGGATTTTGGTCAAGGGGGCCAAAGAAGGCGTTGAAGTGACGGCCGTCACCAGTCAGCTTAAGTTCGTGCACTACCTCCAATCATGCGTACTGACCACCAGCGGTAAGCAGCTACCCAAATGGGCGTATGAGCAGCAGGAGGTATCATGCAACCCTAACATTCGAGACAACGGCGCCCTTTGGAACGTCGAAGAGAACATATTTGATAAGCGTATGTTTTAATTAGACGTTATAGGGcgctttatatttttttatataacacaGTCCCCAGCGTGAACTTTGAGGTCTATGCCCCGAATTTCTTGGAGCGATTCCTGGAATCGCACGCAGTAATGTTTCAAGGCAATGCGGGACTGAAGCCCAAAGAGGGAGAAGTGACTTCAAGGCCATGGCAATGGCCTATCAACTACAGGGTGAACTCTATTATGCCTTTACACGTTTGATTTAACTTAATAAAGGTTTAgggacaatttttttcaggcTCTCAATACCGCATCTACCTGCTAGGAAACCCGGTAATATGGTGGGGCAACTTGGCGGTTATAGCACTCTTTTTAGGAGTGTTTTTGGTGAATTGCGTAAAGCTGCAGCGAGGCTACATTCCATCCCTCTCAGGTTAATTATTATACtaaatccttttttttatgataaaaatttccataGACCCTCACAGGCAAAAGTTGAAGGCCTGTGCTTGGCTCTTCGTGGGGTGGTTGCTACACTATGTTCCCTTCTGGGCCATGGGGCGTGTTCTCTATTTCCACCACTACTTCCCTGCTTTGCTCTTTAGTTCAATGTTGAcgggtttgttttttttttgtatgttacTTTTCTTTATTCTAAGAGGAAGAGTTTTCTAGGCATCTTCGTGGATTATCTTCTGGAGGAGattccaaagttcttcagtGATAGCAGAGTGGCCAACACTGTGTACCACACGATAGTGGGGATAGTTTTGTCGGTGATTCTTTATAGTTTCTACTTGTTCGCCCCCTTAGCTTATGGTATGAGCGGACCTTCGGCTAGTGAGGCCAACTCCACAATGCACGGACTTAAGTGGATGGACACGTGGGAATTCTAAGCCGAAAATCTAAGATAATATCGaatatagattttttatttttgtaccgtttattaatattaaatatgctttgataataatttttcgttgattaatttaaatttcggcAATGCGCGATCAATGTGGTGCGTGAGATTCAATCAGTGTCTTCAGTGGCAGACATTCAGCAAGtacttttaactttttttaaaattagaacttaggtgaaaataataaaaagagcagaataaaaaatattcttatatTATATGTTCTTGACAATAGGCTGAACGAACTGCTCGGCCTTCACAACTGAGACAACTTCCGTTTATCACATTATTGCACTAACTTAGATAGAAATGACCGCCGTTCTACCCAGCCACATAGGGCATGATCTCACCAAAAACCCATCTTCCATCATAACAAGGAATGCTTTCATTATTATCTTTCCCCGTGCACCATTTTCTCTTTTACTTCGCTTTATACAATGTAGGTTTAATGGCGTCTACATCAattggtcttaaaaaaatatttcagtaacCGATATATGCCCCATTCAGCCAATGCCGACAAGCGTAACACTTTTGACTACAATCCTGCATCCAATACAATGTGCAACGTTTTGTAGCATGGAAGTGTAACCGCAGCGACAACCATTCAGAATTTGTGGAACTTCTTTCAATtctttattactattatttattttcagacCCCACAATTATATACACTAGAATCAtttcacaaaaatacaaaGAATGTTTACCAGTATCACCACTTCCAGGCTTTGAGCCTCGACTTCTTCAAGGCTTCCAGGGCCTTCATCGCTTTCTCATCGGCGTAACTGCGATCCCTCAAGCTGTGCGGTTTATTCCCACTATTCAAAACCGATTCATGCTCCAGAGCTCCCGAAACtccttttttcgaaaacaaatGCTCTAGGATGTAGTTGTCTTGGGTATTACCACTTTTCAATGAGGAAGGTTTCCTAACTTCCCTTTTAACCAAACCCTCTACTTCTTCCCCATCAACTAACCCGGAAGTGTCTACGTGATGAGAGGTCTTTGCAAGTTTAGCagatttattattagtttctGGCACAGAATGAAGCTTtcgttttagaattttaatgtctttttgtttaatttcctttGATATCATTTTACGATATAAAATGGCAGTGTTGGAGCCACGATCTAAAGCTTCAGCAAAGCTTGCTCTAGTCTCTTGGCCATCCAGTTTATTGCTGGAATCGTCCTCACAATTGGCTACTTTAAGTTTGTTGTATTTAATGATTTGCTGTGGACTTAGAGTTTTAAGCTTTTGTCTCTCTTTAAGTTTTGCCATTCGTTCCTCTTCTAATTCTTCCCTATAAGGATCTTTTTGCGGTTGAGCTGCAGCGATGCTTTTGGAAATTCTCTGCGCTAGCTCTTTCATCGCCTTAATCTTATCCTCACTAAATTCAACCTCACTAGATTTGcttttctctttaattttctccTGAAGTTTTACTCGTGAATCGCGGAATATGTTTGTGGTTTCTGGATGTGCCTCTGGAGAATCAGGCAGGGAAAATAAGTCGAATAAATCTGAGGATTTGAAGAATTTATTGGTAGCTGGGTCTATAAGGACTTTATTGCTCAGCAATTGTTTCCACACTTGTCTCTGATAGATTTTCTCCTCCACTGTACCAGCGCAGAGTAACCGATAAACAATTACAGATTTTCTCTGACCGATTCTCCAAGCCCTTTCCCTGGCCTGCGAGTCTGTGGCGGGATTCCAGTCAGGATCGTAAATAATCACACGATTAGCTCCTATGAGGTTCACCCCAAGGCCTCCCACTCGCGTTGTGAGCAAAAATAGATCAAAGCTGGAGTCTTGATtgaacttttcaattaaacctTGCCGAGATCTCACGCTAGTGGTTCCATCCATTTTCAGGTACTTATATCCATGGGAATTAAGAAATTGCTCGAAAATCCTCATCATTAATCTTCCCTGAGAGAACAGCAGGGCTCGATGGCCTTGCTTCTTCCAAATCTTTAATAAAGCTGAAACCACTATCATCTTTCCAGACTTCTTATAGTAATTATAAGACGAGTCTTCAACTGAATCTTCGTCTCTAAATAAATCAGGATgattgcaaatttttcttaaagatGTAACAGCCATTAATATATTTGCTTTTATGAAGTTATCACTGCGAAAACTTTTAATTCCTTTACCCAAAATATTGTTGACCTGCTCACTAATCAAATAATCCTTATATAGCAGCCTCTGCTGCTCTGTGAGCGAGCAAAAGAGCACCTGCTCACTTTTATTGGGCAGCTGAATGTCCTCCTTCACCTCATTCTTCATTCTCCTTAACAGAAAAGGagaaatcacattttttaatgttgaagCAACAGAGAGAGCTGTTGCTTCTTGCATAGGGCTTGCATTGGCAAAACCCCCTTGCAAAATTGGTTGAGAAAAATGCTCAGTAAATGTAGGTAAATTTCCTAACATTCCTGGATTGGTAAAATCAAATAGACTCCACAATTCAGTGAGATTGTTTTGCATTGGGCTTCCAGTGAGCATTATTCGATGAGGAGTTCGAATTTCCTTTACTGCAATTGTAGCTTTAGCTGAAGGATTGCGAATTTTATGCCCTTCATCAAGCACTAAATAGTGCCAATGATGCTCACAAATATTCcctttatatttcaaaataccTGCATATGTTGTTACTAGTATACCTCTGTTTTCGTTGATGGATTTAATCAGTTTGGCTTTTGGCCCTTGATGGCTTCCCGATTGATGTAACACTGCCACCCGAAACTCTGGGGCCCActcatgaaaatgttttacccATTGCTGCACCACTGTAGCTGGACACACAATTATTGAAGCCCCCACTCCTCTATAATGTCCAAACTTCGATATTACTCCACTGTATTGAAGACCAAGGAGGAATACTATTATCTGAACAGTTTTTCCCAGTCCCATTTCATCTCCAAGAAGCCCACCATTTGTTCTTTGATGCAGCTCCCACAGCCAATAAACACCCTCCTTTTGGTACTCATACAGCCTCTCCCAGGCTGCTAATGGTACCTTAAGGCCCCCTTTAAGCTTCTTGAAATCTTTTTTATCTATATCCTGCTCCAAGGTTTGCAGTTCTTGTTCAAgccatttataataattattaagacGATCCTTATAGTTAGCTTCAACTGCATCATCAGTTATGTTTCGAAGAGacacttttttctttactttttgttTCTTCCGTTCAGGCTTTTTGACTTCTTCTTCGCTTGGTATATAATCACTTTCACTATTTTCAACAACACTGTTATCTTCCGAATCTTCTTCAATAGCTGTGGATGAAGTTGAGGGGACATATTGTATTACTATTTCATTTTCTATAGGAGTCGTCAGagctttgtttttttcttctactAAAATCTCAAGTTCTTTCAGTGCTTGGTCTTCAAGGACCTCCTGAGTGGTGCTCCAGATGTGAATGCCTTCTGATGTGAGGGTTTGCAGGTCCTCCTgtgaaaggaattttaaagctTAGTGGGATTTTGTTTGGGGTGTTTCTTTACCTGATTGGTATTATCTGTTGACTCCATTTCTTGCTGTTTTTACTGTTCGTTGAGATTGATCATTTAGTTCATGATAAATTACGTTTTGGGGTCATCTCTTTATGTTTGTGGtcgttcattttaaaatattttaaaaaatgaatacaattaaataaattggcgCCTGCAATTGTTAGGATTCCTctcttttttctatttagcagttgttaaattaataataattggaaataTGGCATCATAACAACCTAGACATGATTTGAAATCTGGCAACAGTCGTATTAGATCGGTTAGTATtgcgatttaatttaaacttataatttgtgaaatttatcTACTAACGTTTATATGTATTAACGTTGTTCGTTGTGGAGAACCCAGCATTAGACTTTTCTGAATTGGAGATTTGAACTAGCATAATGAACTATTAAAGTATATCTGCCTGCATACTGAATGAATTATTAATGGAACTTAGAGTATTAAGATTAAGGATACTTCTGGACCCAATAGCCACTAAATAAGttcaagttttttatttgttgaataAAAACCTCTGAAAATTGCTTagtcatttaaaatcaatacttatatagaaataaattaattcggtTTGAATCTTTAtattaataagtaaaaatagttttaaatttgggtAACCAAATATGGAGGGTTCTGAAAAAACATACGTCGTTTCATTACATAATCGCGAACGTGGATGTTTATACTCAGTGAAAACttggaaataatgtaatttcagGTAATATAGTCGATTTTTTATGCCCTATATTTATGACCTGTACTGAAATTATCTTCTTTAAAGCAATACTTAAGATATTACTTAGAAATAAACGACATTGAATCAACGTACTTCAACAGTTCGATTAatcaataaaactttaattttttgactcAGAAACAcatatatttgatttaaaattctatCCTGCAACATCAACAGCGCAATCCTGTACTGCATCCTCAACTTCATTGGCCGGAAAGTACATCTTAAAGCTGAAATCCCCGGCACAAAATTGGCCCTAAAAACGAACCCCATTCTAAAGTTAAAACTTGCCATTAGATATAAACAACTACATACAGGGTTCATGACAATACAGTTTTTATAGTGGTCCTTGTACGCTTCTGATTTATCCCCAATTACCACTAAATCAGGTAAAGGATAAAGGGACATGCAATAATCGAAATCCCAATGCACGTTTAGGGCGTTGAGACTTAATGGTGTTAAATGACCCTGTCCTACTATAGTTTTTGTAACCTGGAAAGTGCGTTTCTTGAATGGTGTgcagagaaaaatttaaagttacaGTACGCATTTTGGAATGTCTTCTTGGCGAGGTTTATGCAGAGAACCTTGCAAGAGCTTCGCGACAATATCTGCCCTAAAGACTACGATTTCTTTGGTACAATATTGAATCCTGCATGGATTTGTCGCGAAGATCGCGTTTGGTACTGTGCGCTCTATGTCTTCAGTCACACATTTTGGCAATTCAAACCTTCAATTAACACCCATTTTTATACTTAAAACCTCTCATCTCATATAACCCACCTAGGAACAATATGGGGAGTACAAGGGTCTGCCAATCCTGGTACAAAAATGAACTTGCTTTGTTCAGCCAATATGTCATACTTCTCAATCAATTCTCCAAGTCTTTTAAAGTGCTTTTTGAGGTCGTTGAAAATCTCCATTCCATGGGATTCAGACATGAAATTACCCATGAAAACAAAAGCAACTGGTGGGGAGAATTGTTCCATTTGCTCAAAGAGCTTTTCTAACTTGCTGAAAGTCTGTGAATGATCCAGCCAAACATCTGACAGAAAAACAAACATTCCTCCTGGGTTTTCTTGAAGGTGCTTTTTCAGTCTTTTGGAGTCTTTCAAGGAGAGTAAAGAGGGCCCTCCGAAGTAATTGAGGTTCCCAAAAGTGAATCTAATTTCTGTCAATAAGGAAAGTTTTACCTGgaattttttacttacctAGAATCAATGTAATCTTCCCCAGTGGGCATAATCATGGTAGAAACATGCAAAACCTTGTCCTCATAATAACCATTTACCAGCACTATACagttttccacaaaaaaaccAGGATGGTACTTGGCATGCACCAGATCCAGCTGCACAATACCGGTGGGGTCTTCAAGCACATACTTACCATCAGTCACTTGTAATAAAGCCCCCAATACAAGGGTTCTTTCCAATGTCACTTCAGACAGAGTGAGTAAGTAATCAACCGTTTGTAAACTCAAGTGATGCTGCTCTTCTTTCAGTAGAGTATGGGCAACAACTCGTTGGATTCTttgtaaaacttttgaatACCTTTCcagaaacatttttgatttgacTTCAGGCTCAGCTAAAAGGACACTCTTTTGTGGATCTGGTAGATAGATCTTTCGATCTTGGTTATAATATAATTTGGGAAAATCAAAGGCGTTGATGACATTGCATATGGTTTCATTGTGATCATAACCAGAATGCAAGCACACCTCCAAAGCTCGGTTTATGTGCTCCTGCTCAATGCTGTGGCCTGCTTGACATTGAGTTTCGAGTGTCGAACAAATGTTTCTCACAGTTTCTTCGAAAATTTCGTTTGAAGCCAAGTCTACATGGGCTTCCATGAACTTATCCACAAGCTGGGAACAAAATTCGCTGAAAATGCAATATAAATATGTTGATTGATGATCTGGGGTTTAGAAAAAGGTACAAAATTACCGTCGAATATTAAACCCGCTAAGTTTGAGATCATTTTGTAActtctttttgattttttccttggTGTTATCCATAATTTTGTATACCAAATCATAACctcagattttttaaataaagaatttgGCGCTGAATTTAACTTCACTCTTCTGtctatgaaaatatttgtcttttacaatttttcaaatgaaaaaaaaaacattattgcatataataaatattttcgctaGATTTGATGAATTTCGACATTAAcccgaatattttaaaatttagcgAATTTGCGTAATATATatttcagattaaaaaaaaataggataCTTATGAATAttgtattgaaatttacaaaatttactgTGATTAAACGTCACTACCGATCGACCCATTATCACTGTTGCCACATTTTAGTTTATGCTGACTTAATGTCAACGTTTATAACATTGAATCAGCTGTTTTTGACACTCATATAAGTCATACCAAGTGATGTTAGCGAAGCAATCTCAATGTATTACATTGGGATGAGAATGGGGGGTCAATACACTATTTTAGTGTAAATTTCTATTGTACTTGAATCAAATTACTTCCGTTTTGTAAGTTTAAACTTTTCATAATATATCTATTGTCTTTGATACTATTTGACCAAATTATGAATTAAATCGGGCAGCTAAATAATAgagaaaaagtgttttttaaattcccaGAGTTTTTCGTGGCAAAATTAACAGCTGTGATATTAGCAGGCACgaggtttaataaaataattaaaacatacaACATTAAGAAACTTTTATTCAACAAATACACTAATTTATATGCGGTTCACCAACCTCAATTACACGCAGAATCAACAGTTAAGTCTAAATCCCAGAAGAATTCCATGAAGAAACCATAGTCAGTTCACTTTTAATCGTCCTAGGACATCAAAGTCACATGATTCGCGATAGACACTTAAAGGGCAAAAAAacaccataaaaaaaattttaaaacacttaTTGTTCCTGCTATATACAACCATATTTTCATTGATAGCTTCTCAACTATCATCTCCGAAATTAATAACCTTCCGAATGCGTTCAATCTTATTCTCAAGTAGGGGCTGTTTGGAGGGCTGTTGCTCCGTTCGGCGCTTTTCCCAGCTCTCTAGTGTGTTTCCGCGCGTCTGAAACACGTTCTCCTTGTCCCCCGAAGGTGCCCTCATCTCTGCAGGAGGCACATAGCCCTGGGGGCGCTGCACCTTCGCCTTATTCCGCAAGTACTCGTGAACAATCTCATCCGGCGTTTTGCCTTTAATCACACTAATCACATGGTAGCGCGCAATGCGGTGCATACGCTCTGAAGTGCCCCCCTCAGACTTCGCTCCACCACTGGCTACCATTTGACTAATGAAAAACCGGCGAGTTACGCGGGCCAACACCGAAGCGAATACTTTCCACTGCGGGTGTGAGTTTGTGATGTTCTGGCTCTGCAGGGCTCCGCTGACGGCCCAAAGAAGtttctaaaattatgaaattcattttattatcgtttgttaaattatttttttatatattgtatgtataataaaatatgtagatACATAAACATATtagtaaaagttttattataacaAAAGAAAGATTATACCTTCTTGTGCTGTTCACTAAGTTCGTTTTGTTTGTTGAGGGAGATGTTGAGTTCGCTTTGAGTGCGCGGCATAGGTTTACTGATACTAGAAGACGCCGGTTTCACGTCCATGGACATGCTCCTGGCAAATTTGGATGGCTGCCCCATTTCATCAGATTCTCTGCGTTTGCGTTTCTTTTCAAAACCGAATCGCAGCTTCACGGGTGACTTTCTTCCTTTAGACGGAGAAGCAAACAATGCTCTACGCAACCGTGGCTTCTCCTCCGAAGTCTTATCTGCTATAACGCAATTACAACAATATGAAACACCATTTAGTTTAACTTccaactaacctgaaccaTAAAAAAGACTAGAACTATCACGGGGTGGGCTCTTAAAGAGGGCTCTCCTTGGTTCCGACTTTTCAATTTCCCCTGTCAATTTTCGGAACCTCAAAGCTAGTTTTTTCTTAGCAGAACTCGACGGAGTTCTTGTTTTAACTTTCGGGCTTTTATTGGGTGTCTTCCTTGGAGTTTTCCTAGGgcttttgcgtcgattcattaGATCAATTTTCTTGGCATCTACCAATATTTGCCGCGCTCTGGACCCTGCTAGAGAGGAGGCGCTAACTTGAAGACTAGCGCTTGAGAAGGTGATGCGTCGCCGAGCCAAATGGCTCAATCTGCGACCAGGAGATTTGGCTCCTCCCCAGCGGGGTTTTGAGGTTTTGCGTTTCGAGGGACTGCCCGCTGGTTGAGTCTCGAAAACTGTGCATGTCGACTGGGTTTCTGCGCCCACGAATCGCTTTTGGTATTTATCACAAAGGTCCATGATTTCTTCAGAACTTTTGCTACAGTTGTAACTGAAATGGTAATGgataattaagaattttatacCTAGATAATCACATAGTAATGGGTGGTGTAATTTGACTTTAATGAGTTATTGAGTACTAATTTGTAACATACTATTTATTATGTTAACAAGATACTTAAAAGAACTGAAATGAAGGAAACAATTCCATAGCCAGGCCTTTcagagatattaaaaatagtgcTCCCAGTAAGTGGGGTTGGAAAGACAATAGCCACCTGAATGGTATTAAAGATATGTTCTACATCATGATTATAAATCCAGCTTTGCAGTTTCTTTATATATGCAAGTTGTAAGATATAATCCATAAGAAGtgttattaaaattccatatggtattttggaaataattgaaacacATTTCAATagcaaattaaatataaatatatatacttACTGCAATCCATGGCATCGCAAATCTAAAACCTCAGGCCACTGCGACTTACGTGCCTCTTCTAAGTCCACACTGAGCAGCACCGAGTTTCCTCCACTATCTCCACTGCAATTCAAAACTTCTTCTTTTCTGTCCTTTTTCTCTGGATCACTCTTCCAAAACCAaaagttcttattttcctCCAGCTTATGCATTATGTCTCCCAGAGTTATGCGTAAAACTGTAACACTTGGAGGTGGCAATACTCCACTCATGCCCTTGTTAATTCTCTTAAGCAGCCTCTGATCAAGTTTCTCTCCAGGTTTCTCTTTAATTTTAGTATGTATGCAGGGAGGTTTTTGGAGGTTGTCTTGATTGTCAAAATAAGTTGTGTTGTTGTTTAAAGGTAAATCTTCGTCATTGAAAATGTCAGGACTGATGTTAGAGTCAATGGGATTTGGGGGCTGTTTTTCTGGGGTCATGCTGGGGTACTTGCGCTTGACTGAGTAATTTTCCTGGTCTGATTTCCAGAAGACTAAAGTTAAGCGCTTATTAGGTTTAGGTTGTGGCGGAGCAACTGTCACCTGTCAGGCTTGACAATGTGACGTACCCTAGGGTGACCCTTCGGTTCCCTAGGTACTCCAGAACCTGGTGAAAAAATCTTCCCCTAGCACTTCCGGCAGGTCATTCTAGAACAACTGccggaagaaaaaaaaaaagcctgGATTAACCTGCACCTGCGCGGCCCccttttttctgagtttttatAGCAGGGGATCTGGGAAGACTATAAAAAGGAAACGTTGTAATTCTCAAGGGCAGACACGGCGAGATAGGTTTTAAGTATCGTGCGAGATTTATTGTCTTCTTTCTTCACAATCATATTTGCGAGCTAATTTGtacaatatttacatatttacacaAATGCTTAGTCTATTCCTACAACCTCCGTAAACGCAAGTCGGGTAGTGAAAGTGCCTAACTAGCAAACCTCCGACAAGGTGATGAAATGCTTTTACTAACTTTTGATGGAGGCATTTGGTTTTCAGAGATTGGAAGGGCTAAATTCTGACATTCAGAAGTTTCTTGAGAACTTATGCTTGTACTACTGCTGGAAGCCCTTTGTAAGGAACATTGATAATAGGTACAAATGTTTCTGTTTGCAATAATTTGGACCACAAAACTATCCTCTAAAGACTTGTCACTTTCTGACCCAGTGATAGTCTGCATGTTTGTGCTGTGGCGGAGCCAGCAGCGCGATAAGCTGTCATCTATCAGGCTATGACAGTGCGATATGCCCTAGGGCGATCTTTTGGTTCCTTAGGTTATTCGAACAGCCGGTAGAAAACTTTCCCGCAGAATTTCCGGCAGGACCGGCCGGAGGGATATAAAAGTCTGTTGGTCAACCACCaagctctctctctctctctcttcgCTAATCACATTGGAACCTGGTTTCCAGCTCCCACAGTCGCTTGGTGGACATACTCAATCTTTTCATATTTAGTCATAAATTTTCTTAGTTTATTGTGTACtgtttaaatatacatatttacatatgcCTAAGAACTACTCCTAGAAACAGTCCAAGGGGTGAAAATGTGAGTTTTTACCGCCACTTGTGAGGTAACGGCCTTGTGGTCAATCGACGGAAAGGTATAGAGATAGACAATAAAAGAGTAGTTGGATGGTCAATTCTTTGATCCGAGGTTTGAAGTGGTTTTTCGAACGTTATGAGGCTAAAATAGAGGGAAATGTGTGCCTTCGATGGCGTTTACATGGACATGACAAAGtgacaaaaaacaaaaaatggacGATGACAAACGAACATTTGTCTTTTGACACATAAAAATTACGTCTCTTGTTGCCAATTGGTGACTCCACAAATAACGGATaatattttcgattaattttcaagatataacTCCTTTGCCAAACACgcatttaagaaattattaaatagaaatacGACTAAATAATCTTGTAAATTTCGATATGATTCACCAAAGAAAACCATTACCACCTATAGAAAGTAAGAAATGTGACAACGTTGTGTAAAGAACATTGGCAACAGTGGTTATAAACGATACACCATCAACTGATTTGTTTCAAGTGTAAATCGTGAAAACAATAACGtacttcttatttttattaattgacgatacatttaaataattttctacaaGTTTATATCAGAAAGTCTGACAATAAAACCAAGAAGGTAAGAAGGAATTTGACAACATATGCCGTGAATGctcacaaaatattaatgcgCGCTAcacccaaaaaaataatatattttaaacttaaGTCGTAAATACACGGAAAAACTTGATGGCTATATAAATACCAAAACTGCTAAAAAAATCGCGTGTATCACTAAATAAAACTGTAAATTGTGgtaaacagttttaaattaaatatgttaaattggattttaaataaaaataaaactgtctATTGGTCTTTGTTTGGAAAATAGCAAATTCCATAACCTAAATCGAGGTAGAAAtgcacacaaaaaaaatttctcccAAAGATACGTAtttctatttgtttttaattgatatttttgttgacGAACGGACAAATAGACAAATATTTTGTGTTCGTCGGTCTGCTcggatgaaaaattgaaaaca
Encoded proteins:
- the LOC136346326 gene encoding DNA excision repair protein ERCC-6-like, which translates into the protein MESTDNTNQEDLQTLTSEGIHIWSTTQEVLEDQALKELEILVEEKNKALTTPIENEIVIQYVPSTSSTAIEEDSEDNSVVENSESDYIPSEEEVKKPERKKQKVKKKVSLRNITDDAVEANYKDRLNNYYKWLEQELQTLEQDIDKKDFKKLKGGLKVPLAAWERLYEYQKEGVYWLWELHQRTNGGLLGDEMGLGKTVQIIVFLLGLQYSGVISKFGHYRGVGASIIVCPATVVQQWVKHFHEWAPEFRVAVLHQSGSHQGPKAKLIKSINENRGILVTTYAGILKYKGNICEHHWHYLVLDEGHKIRNPSAKATIAVKEIRTPHRIMLTGSPMQNNLTELWSLFDFTNPGMLGNLPTFTEHFSQPILQGGFANASPMQEATALSVASTLKNVISPFLLRRMKNEVKEDIQLPNKSEQVLFCSLTEQQRLLYKDYLISEQVNNILGKGIKSFRSDNFIKANILMAVTSLRKICNHPDLFRDEDSVEDSSYNYYKKSGKMIVVSALLKIWKKQGHRALLFSQGRLMMRIFEQFLNSHGYKYLKMDGTTSVRSRQGLIEKFNQDSSFDLFLLTTRVGGLGVNLIGANRVIIYDPDWNPATDSQARERAWRIGQRKSVIVYRLLCAGTVEEKIYQRQVWKQLLSNKVLIDPATNKFFKSSDLFDLFSLPDSPEAHPETTNIFRDSRVKLQEKIKEKSKSSEVEFSEDKIKAMKELAQRISKSIAAAQPQKDPYREELEEERMAKLKERQKLKTLSPQQIIKYNKLKVANCEDDSSNKLDGQETRASFAEALDRGSNTAILYRKMISKEIKQKDIKILKRKLHSVPETNNKSAKLAKTSHHVDTSGLVDGEEVEGLVKREVRKPSSLKSGNTQDNYILEHLFSKKGVSGALEHESVLNSGNKPHSLRDRSYADEKAMKALEALKKSRLKAWKW
- the DNApol-epsilon58 gene encoding DNA polymerase epsilon subunit 2, which gives rise to MDNTKEKIKKKLQNDLKLSGFNIRREFCSQLVDKFMEAHVDLASNEIFEETVRNICSTLETQCQAGHSIEQEHINRALEVCLHSGYDHNETICNVINAFDFPKLYYNQDRKIYLPDPQKSVLLAEPEVKSKMFLERYSKVLQRIQRVVAHTLLKEEQHHLSLQTVDYLLTLSEVTLERTLVLGALLQVTDGKYVLEDPTGIVQLDLVHAKYHPGFFVENCIVLVNGYYEDKVLHVSTMIMPTGEDYIDSRFTFGNLNYFGGPSLLSLKDSKRLKKHLQENPGGMFVFLSDVWLDHSQTFSKLEKLFEQMEQFSPPVAFVFMGNFMSESHGMEIFNDLKKHFKRLGELIEKYDILAEQSKFIFVPGLADPCTPHIVPRFELPKCVTEDIERTVPNAIFATNPCRIQYCTKEIVVFRADIVAKLLQGSLHKPRQEDIPKCVTKTIVGQGHLTPLSLNALNVHWDFDYCMSLYPLPDLVVIGDKSEAYKDHYKNCIVMNPGQFCAGDFSFKMYFPANEVEDAVQDCAVDVAG
- the LOC136348084 gene encoding uncharacterized protein, which codes for MQTITGSESDKSLEDSFVVQIIANRNICTYYQCSLQRASSSSTSISSQETSECQNLALPISENQMPPSKVTVAPPQPKPNKRLTLVFWKSDQENYSVKRKYPSMTPEKQPPNPIDSNISPDIFNDEDLPLNNNTTYFDNQDNLQKPPCIHTKIKEKPGEKLDQRLLKRINKGMSGVLPPPSVTVLRITLGDIMHKLEENKNFWFWKSDPEKKDRKEEVLNCSGDSGGNSVLLSVDLEEARKSQWPEVLDLRCHGLHYNCSKSSEEIMDLCDKYQKRFVGAETQSTCTVFETQPAGSPSKRKTSKPRWGGAKSPGRRLSHLARRRITFSSASLQVSASSLAGSRARQILVDAKKIDLMNRRKSPRKTPRKTPNKSPKVKTRTPSSSAKKKLALRFRKLTGEIEKSEPRRALFKSPPRDSSSLFYGSADKTSEEKPRLRRALFASPSKGRKSPVKLRFGFEKKRKRRESDEMGQPSKFARSMSMDVKPASSSISKPMPRTQSELNISLNKQNELSEQHKKKLLWAVSGALQSQNITNSHPQWKVFASVLARVTRRFFISQMVASGGAKSEGGTSERMHRIARYHVISVIKGKTPDEIVHEYLRNKAKVQRPQGYVPPAEMRAPSGDKENVFQTRGNTLESWEKRRTEQQPSKQPLLENKIERIRKVINFGDDS